One region of Ornithinibacter aureus genomic DNA includes:
- the yidD gene encoding membrane protein insertion efficiency factor YidD gives MSIGRVLASPLIGLIRLYQNVISPMRPPTCRYYPSCSAYAVTSLQTYGVLRGSAMATRRLLRCHPWSPGGVDHVPLADPVTGRPIPGTTGPRDIGSHSAAGMRTCDAEATANAAPRHPSHPH, from the coding sequence GTGAGCATCGGTCGGGTGCTCGCGAGCCCACTCATCGGGCTGATTCGGCTCTACCAGAACGTCATCTCACCGATGCGGCCGCCGACCTGCCGCTACTACCCGTCCTGCTCGGCCTACGCCGTGACCTCGCTGCAGACCTACGGGGTGCTGCGCGGTTCGGCCATGGCCACCCGCCGGCTGCTGCGCTGCCACCCGTGGTCCCCGGGCGGCGTCGACCACGTCCCACTGGCTGACCCGGTCACCGGTCGGCCCATCCCTGGCACCACCGGCCCTCGCGACATCGGCAGCCACAGTGCCGCCGGCATGCGCACCTGCGATGCCGAGGCGACGGCGAACGCCGCGCCACGGCATCCGTCTCACCCCCACTAG
- the rnpA gene encoding ribonuclease P protein component — MLPAPNRLRERSDFTSAVRSFGGCRAGSRLLVVHATSTGARAGLPPRVGFVVSKAVGGAVVRNRTKRRLRALVAQRLDGIPASVDVVVRANPLAGQASSRELEQALDPLLRRVVKGLGGVA, encoded by the coding sequence GTGCTGCCGGCGCCGAACAGACTGCGCGAGCGGTCTGACTTCACGTCGGCGGTGCGCTCCTTCGGAGGGTGCCGGGCCGGGTCCAGGCTTCTCGTGGTCCACGCCACCTCGACCGGCGCGCGTGCGGGTCTCCCGCCGCGCGTCGGTTTCGTCGTGTCCAAGGCCGTCGGCGGGGCCGTCGTGCGCAACCGCACGAAGCGACGCCTGCGTGCCCTGGTCGCGCAGCGACTCGACGGCATCCCCGCCAGCGTCGACGTCGTGGTTCGCGCCAATCCCCTTGCGGGACAGGCGTCCTCGCGGGAACTGGAGCAGGCTCTCGACCCGTTGCTCCGGCGAGTGGTCAAGGGATTGGGAGGCGTGGCGTGA
- the rpmH gene encoding 50S ribosomal protein L34 yields MSKRTFQPNNRRRAKTHGFRLRMRTRAGRAILAARRRKGRSELSA; encoded by the coding sequence GTGAGCAAGCGGACCTTCCAGCCGAACAACCGCCGTCGGGCCAAGACCCACGGCTTCCGTCTGCGGATGCGCACGCGCGCCGGCCGCGCGATCCTCGCCGCCCGTCGTCGCAAGGGCCGCTCCGAGCTCTCCGCCTGA
- the dnaA gene encoding chromosomal replication initiator protein DnaA, with translation MVHLWRTTLEVLDSDGIPVQQRAFLSLAKLVGLIDDTVLIAVPNDFTKEIIETRLRDRVAATLGQQLGRDVRLAVTVDPSLADAPTTADEHDASSATDAPEVIDDGHDRRAAGRRQQIVDLDIGEDEGDGVDGHGFIGDHGAADAAPGPNATGIPDLVEVPGARRPRPSTQVPELVELTRLNPKYTFDTFVIGASNRFAHAAAVAVAEAPAKAYNPLFIYGESGLGKTHLLHAIGHYARNLFPHVKVRYVNSEEFTNDFINSIRDDKAANFQRRYRDVDVLLIDDIQFLQGKVQTQEEFFHTFNTLHNANKQVVITSDVPPKLLSGFEARMRSRFEMGLLTDVQPPDLETRIAILRKKAIQERLSVPDDVLEFIASRISTNIRELEGALIRVTAFANLNRQPVDMSLAEIVLRDLMPDDASRQVTPATIMAQTAAYFGLTLDDLQGQSRSRVLVTARQIAMYLCRELTDMSLPKIGQQFGGRDHTTVMHADKKIRQLMAERRAIYNQVTELTNRIKQQSN, from the coding sequence ATGGTGCACCTGTGGCGCACCACCCTCGAGGTCCTTGACTCCGACGGCATCCCCGTCCAGCAGCGCGCCTTCCTCTCCCTCGCCAAGCTCGTCGGACTGATCGATGACACCGTCCTCATCGCCGTCCCGAACGACTTCACCAAGGAGATCATCGAGACCCGGCTGCGAGACCGGGTCGCCGCGACCCTGGGCCAGCAGCTCGGCCGCGACGTGCGCCTGGCGGTGACGGTCGACCCCTCCCTGGCCGACGCCCCGACGACCGCCGACGAGCATGACGCGTCCTCCGCCACCGACGCTCCCGAGGTCATCGACGACGGGCACGACCGGCGCGCCGCGGGCCGGCGCCAGCAGATCGTCGACCTCGACATCGGGGAGGACGAGGGCGACGGGGTCGACGGGCACGGATTCATCGGCGACCACGGCGCCGCCGACGCGGCCCCCGGGCCGAACGCCACCGGCATCCCCGATCTCGTCGAGGTCCCTGGCGCGCGACGTCCACGCCCCAGCACCCAGGTGCCCGAACTGGTCGAGCTGACCCGGCTGAACCCCAAGTACACCTTCGACACCTTCGTCATCGGGGCGAGCAACCGGTTCGCGCACGCGGCTGCCGTCGCCGTCGCCGAGGCACCGGCCAAGGCGTACAACCCGCTGTTCATCTACGGCGAGTCCGGGCTGGGCAAGACCCACCTGCTCCACGCGATCGGGCACTACGCCCGCAACCTGTTCCCGCACGTCAAGGTGCGCTACGTGAACTCCGAGGAGTTCACCAACGACTTCATCAACAGCATCCGCGACGACAAGGCCGCGAACTTCCAGCGTCGCTACCGCGACGTCGACGTCCTGCTCATCGACGACATCCAGTTCCTCCAGGGCAAGGTGCAGACGCAGGAGGAGTTCTTCCACACCTTCAACACGCTGCACAACGCCAACAAGCAGGTCGTCATCACCAGTGACGTGCCGCCGAAGCTGCTGAGCGGTTTCGAGGCGCGGATGCGCAGCCGGTTCGAGATGGGGCTGCTCACCGACGTCCAGCCCCCCGACCTCGAGACGCGGATCGCGATTCTGCGCAAGAAGGCCATCCAGGAGCGGCTGTCGGTGCCCGACGACGTGCTGGAGTTCATCGCCTCGCGCATCTCGACCAACATCCGCGAGCTCGAGGGCGCCCTGATCCGGGTCACGGCCTTCGCCAACCTCAACCGCCAGCCGGTCGACATGAGCCTGGCCGAGATCGTGCTGCGCGACCTCATGCCCGACGACGCCTCGCGCCAGGTCACTCCCGCGACGATCATGGCCCAGACGGCGGCCTACTTCGGGCTGACCCTGGACGACCTGCAGGGCCAGTCCCGCTCACGGGTGCTCGTCACCGCCCGCCAGATCGCCATGTACCTGTGCCGCGAGCTCACCGACATGTCGTTGCCGAAGATCGGGCAGCAGTTCGGCGGGCGCGACCACACCACCGTGATGCACGCCGACAAGAAGATCCGCCAGCTGATGGCCGAGCGCCGGGCGATCTACAACCAGGTCACCGAGCTGACCAACCGGATCAAGCAGCAGTCGAACTGA
- the dnaN gene encoding DNA polymerase III subunit beta: MKFRVERDVLAEAVTWVARGLPARPPVPVLAGILLHAEDDGTLTLSAFDYEVSARITVAAEVSEPGTVLVLGRLLADISRNLPDRPIDVVTEGAKVQVTCGSSRFSLLMMPADDYPTLPSAPQPSGSIDGHLFTQAVAQVSVAADRGDTLPILTGVRVEVEGDTMTLLATDRYRLAMRELHWNPTATDASHVVLIPARTLSDISRSLGASGSVDVALGTAAGGDGLVGFEAGQRHTTTRLLDGEYPKVASIFPSSSETESVVRTSDLVEAVKRVALVAERNTPVRLRFSEGQVAIEAGTGDDAQASEAVEATLTGPEIEIAFNPTYLLDGLGAVGTPFSRISFTQASRPAVLTGQAEEDGEADTSYRYVLMPVRFAS; encoded by the coding sequence GTGAAGTTTCGCGTCGAGCGTGACGTCCTGGCCGAAGCGGTCACCTGGGTGGCCCGCGGTCTTCCCGCACGTCCCCCGGTGCCGGTGCTGGCCGGCATCCTGCTGCACGCCGAGGACGACGGCACGCTGACCCTCTCCGCGTTCGACTACGAGGTCTCGGCCCGCATCACCGTCGCGGCCGAGGTCTCCGAGCCGGGCACGGTCCTGGTGCTCGGGCGGTTGCTCGCCGACATCTCGCGCAACCTGCCGGACCGGCCGATCGACGTCGTCACCGAGGGCGCAAAGGTCCAGGTCACGTGCGGCTCGTCGCGGTTCAGCCTGCTGATGATGCCGGCCGACGACTACCCGACGCTGCCGTCGGCGCCCCAGCCGAGCGGGTCCATCGACGGGCACCTGTTCACCCAGGCCGTGGCCCAGGTATCCGTGGCCGCCGACCGTGGCGACACCCTGCCGATCCTGACCGGCGTGCGGGTCGAGGTCGAGGGCGACACCATGACGCTGCTCGCCACCGACCGCTACCGCCTCGCCATGCGTGAACTGCACTGGAACCCGACGGCGACCGACGCCAGCCACGTCGTGCTCATCCCGGCGCGCACGTTGTCCGACATCTCGCGCTCGCTCGGGGCCAGCGGTTCGGTCGACGTCGCCCTCGGCACCGCGGCGGGTGGCGACGGCCTCGTCGGGTTCGAGGCCGGCCAGCGGCACACCACCACGCGACTCCTCGACGGTGAGTACCCGAAGGTTGCGTCGATCTTCCCGTCCAGCTCGGAGACCGAGTCGGTCGTGCGCACCAGCGACCTCGTCGAGGCCGTCAAGCGCGTGGCGCTCGTCGCCGAGCGCAACACCCCCGTGCGACTGCGCTTCAGCGAGGGACAGGTCGCGATCGAGGCCGGCACCGGCGACGACGCCCAGGCGTCCGAGGCCGTCGAGGCCACCCTGACCGGGCCCGAGATCGAGATCGCCTTCAACCCCACCTACCTGCTCGACGGGCTCGGTGCGGTCGGCACCCCGTTCAGCCGCATCTCGTTCACCCAGGCCTCACGTCCGGCCGTGCTCACCGGGCAGGCCGAGGAGGACGGCGAGGCCGACACCTCCTACCGCTACGTGCTCATGCCGGTGCGGTTCGCCAGCTGA
- the gnd gene encoding phosphogluconate dehydrogenase (NAD(+)-dependent, decarboxylating): MQLGLVGLGKMGGNMRERIRRAGHEVVGYDRNKAVSDASSLADMVRRLDAPRVVWVMVPHGAPTRDTVAKLADILDKGDLVIDGGNSKYTEDFENEKLLKAKGIGYLDCGVSGGIWGLDNGYGLMVGGTAANVKKAMPIFDALRPEGPRDEGFVHAGKVGAGHYTKMVHNGIEYGLMHAYAEGYELLEKKDIVENVPGAFKAWSRGTVVRSWLLDLMVKALEENPGLADVSDYTTDSGEGRWTVEEAINLGVPMPVISASLFARFASRQQVSPTMQAVAALRGEFGGHQVMTTAEGEALRAGTPEPAGAAAVTKKAAAKEKAPRTAEAAAAKGREAAAAGPSSGAGSTRKRAATKS; this comes from the coding sequence ATGCAGCTGGGTCTGGTCGGTCTGGGCAAGATGGGTGGCAACATGCGCGAGCGGATCCGCCGCGCAGGCCACGAGGTCGTGGGGTACGACCGCAACAAGGCGGTGTCCGATGCGTCGTCCCTCGCGGACATGGTGCGCAGGCTCGACGCTCCGCGGGTGGTCTGGGTGATGGTGCCGCACGGTGCCCCGACCCGCGACACCGTCGCCAAGCTCGCCGACATCCTCGACAAGGGTGACCTCGTCATCGACGGAGGCAACAGCAAGTACACCGAGGACTTCGAGAACGAGAAGCTGCTCAAGGCCAAGGGCATCGGCTACCTCGACTGTGGTGTCTCCGGTGGCATCTGGGGCCTGGACAACGGGTACGGCCTGATGGTCGGGGGGACCGCCGCCAACGTGAAGAAGGCGATGCCGATCTTCGACGCGCTGCGCCCCGAGGGCCCGCGCGACGAGGGGTTCGTGCACGCCGGCAAGGTGGGTGCCGGGCACTACACGAAGATGGTGCACAACGGCATCGAGTACGGCCTGATGCACGCCTATGCCGAGGGCTACGAGCTGCTCGAGAAGAAGGACATCGTCGAGAACGTGCCGGGGGCGTTCAAGGCGTGGAGCCGCGGCACCGTCGTGCGCTCCTGGCTGCTCGACCTCATGGTCAAGGCGCTCGAGGAGAACCCGGGCCTGGCCGACGTCTCGGACTACACCACCGACTCCGGCGAGGGACGCTGGACCGTCGAGGAGGCGATCAACCTCGGTGTGCCGATGCCGGTGATCTCCGCGTCGCTGTTCGCCCGGTTCGCCTCCCGCCAGCAGGTCTCCCCGACGATGCAGGCCGTCGCCGCCCTGCGCGGGGAGTTCGGTGGGCACCAGGTGATGACCACCGCCGAGGGTGAGGCCCTGCGGGCCGGCACGCCGGAGCCGGCCGGTGCCGCCGCGGTCACGAAGAAGGCAGCGGCCAAGGAGAAGGCCCCGCGCACCGCGGAGGCGGCCGCTGCCAAGGGTCGCGAGGCCGCCGCGGCCGGCCCGTCGTCCGGTGCGGGATCCACGCGAAAGCGTGCCGCCACGAAGAGCTGA
- the recF gene encoding DNA replication/repair protein RecF (All proteins in this family for which functions are known are DNA-binding proteins that assist the filamentation of RecA onto DNA for the initiation of recombination or recombinational repair.), whose protein sequence is MHVRHLSVVDFRSYTSAELPLEPGVTTLVGLNGQGKTNLVEALGYLASLSSHRVATDAPLVRFGASQAVIRGAVVRDGRESMIELEINPGRANRARLNRSPLTRPRDVLGTLRTVLFAPEDLALVKGDPGERRRFLDDLLVARQPRWAGVRSDYDKILRQRGALLKSAAPVLRRGGRRGARTASDLGSEAAAQRDSALHTLDVWDSQLAGAGSHLLYARLRLLRDLGPFLAAAYDEVSAGPANATLTYKSSLRAATAERIAAGEVPEVDELESEILATLAEVRAQEIERGVCLVGPQRDDVILGLGELPAKGYASHGESWSFALGLKLAAYQLLRTDIGDDPVLVLDDVFAELDTGRRERLAAMVADCEQVIITAAVPADVPTDLVGRTFSVTLGSVSERA, encoded by the coding sequence GTGCATGTCCGGCACCTGAGCGTCGTCGACTTCCGCAGCTACACCTCGGCCGAGCTCCCGCTCGAACCCGGGGTGACCACGCTGGTGGGCCTGAACGGGCAGGGCAAGACCAACCTCGTCGAGGCCCTGGGGTACCTGGCCTCGTTGTCGAGCCACCGGGTCGCCACCGACGCCCCGCTCGTGCGCTTCGGCGCGAGCCAGGCAGTCATCCGCGGTGCGGTCGTGCGCGACGGGCGCGAGAGCATGATCGAGCTCGAGATCAACCCCGGTCGCGCCAACCGGGCCAGGCTGAACCGCTCACCCCTGACCCGCCCGCGGGACGTGCTCGGCACCCTGCGGACCGTGCTGTTCGCCCCCGAGGACCTCGCCCTGGTCAAGGGTGATCCCGGTGAGCGCCGGCGCTTCCTCGATGACCTGCTCGTGGCCCGCCAGCCCCGGTGGGCCGGGGTGCGCTCGGACTACGACAAGATCCTGCGCCAACGCGGAGCCCTGCTGAAGTCCGCCGCCCCCGTGCTGCGGCGAGGCGGTCGCCGAGGTGCGCGCACGGCATCCGATCTGGGCAGTGAGGCTGCGGCCCAACGAGATTCGGCGCTGCACACGCTCGACGTCTGGGACTCACAGCTGGCCGGCGCCGGGTCGCACCTGCTGTACGCACGGCTGCGGCTGCTGCGTGACCTCGGCCCGTTCCTCGCCGCGGCCTACGACGAGGTCAGTGCCGGGCCGGCGAACGCGACGCTGACGTACAAGTCGTCGCTGCGCGCCGCGACGGCCGAGCGGATCGCGGCCGGGGAGGTGCCCGAGGTCGACGAGCTCGAGAGCGAGATCCTCGCGACGCTGGCCGAGGTGCGGGCGCAGGAGATCGAGCGGGGGGTCTGCCTGGTCGGGCCGCAGCGCGACGACGTCATCCTGGGGCTCGGCGAGCTGCCGGCCAAGGGGTACGCCAGCCACGGCGAGAGCTGGTCGTTCGCGCTCGGGCTGAAGCTCGCGGCGTACCAGCTGCTGCGCACCGACATCGGGGACGACCCCGTGCTGGTGCTCGACGACGTGTTCGCCGAGCTCGACACCGGGCGGCGCGAGCGGTTGGCCGCGATGGTGGCGGACTGCGAGCAGGTGATCATCACCGCCGCGGTGCCCGCCGACGTGCCGACCGACCTGGTGGGGCGCACGTTCTCGGTGACGCTGGGGTCGGTGAGTGAACGTGCCTGA